aaagaaaaaaaaaatctcaccaGCTTATCAACACaatactgtggaaaaaaaaacaaacaaaaaaaacagctcctAAACATAGGCCACATTTTGTGTTTGTACCACCATAATCAAAGAGTTTGAGCTACAAACACGTCTTTGGCTTTGTCACATTCTTGAGATCCTACAaaggatgtaaaaaaaaaaagtggtgtgaCAACAGGCGATCACACTGTGATTACAATATCTTTGTCGCACTTTGCCAACTCAGCATACTATTTTGATAAAGCTTTCAAATGCTTCCTGCACTGATATGCTTTGGAGGCAACACACATTTAAGTTTCATCAGTACAGCTTCCCTTACGCATATTAATCTACTAGGTGAATCTCTATAAGCGTTCTGAGTCAGTCGATAAGTCTGTTTACTTTTGACACTACACAGGACGTCTTCTGGTAAGTCCAGCGGCAGAAAGTGTGGGATATGTAAGCACTAAATGGGTCCAGTGTGTTAATCTTATGTGTGCGCTTTATATGGATATATATGGGTATCTGTGCTCTGCATATATTATGTAAGTAGGGTagaataaatgtgtttgttcCTTAGCCTAAAGGCAGAACCCTGTGGGATCCTCAGGCACAGAGAGCTGACTGAACACTGCCAGGCGTCTGACATTTGCTTCATTAACGCCACTGCAGGACTCTGAGCCGCTGAGCGAGCTGGCTGAGCTGGCTGAGCTGCTGCCatcctggtcctggtctgaTAAAGAGGTGTACGATAGGGATCGGGTGCCTAGAGGCCCTGAAAAGACACCAGAAGCACCAGGACTCTGCCTCAGGGAAGGTGAGGCTGTTGGGGACAGCCCacatggagaacaaccagagTCTGGAGAAGGCAGGAACGGAGAGCGGGGATCTCCTGCGATGGCCTGGGCTATTGGGGGCTGGTACTGGTTGGCAGAGGAAGCCTTGAAGGCAGAGTCCATCTCCAGGAAGGCAtgagagaggaggtcagtgacATCAGcgcaggagggaggagaggctGATGGAGCACGCGTAAAAGAAGACGTGGCAGGAGAAGTGTGAGCAGTAAGGGGAGGCTGGAGGGGAGCAGAAGGAAACCCAGCGAAGCTGAAGCTCTGTCGAACCAGAGGCGGTCTGTTTGGGCGGGGGGAGAAGGAAAGTTGCTGTGGGGTAATGCTacaagaggaggaagaagaggacgAAGAGGAGCGAGAGAGGgagtgttttctttcttcctcacTGTTGTGGACAAAGTGGCAGCGGATCCCATAGGGGCAGAAGCCGATTGTGTGAAACGTTCGGCACAACTCCGTTTTGTATTTGGGATGCCTGCTCAGATCCCGCAGCTCTTCAGTTCCATGGGCAAACTGGCATTTTCCGCCATACTTGCACAAGCCGCTCTCTGTAAAGGATCGACACAGTTCAGTCTTATAGcgtgaagaggaggaggaggaggacgaggaggaggcAGAGTTATTGTTCAGTGCAGTGGGGCTGATATCACTTTGGGAGTGCTTAGTGTCAATCCCAGGCCAGCCTTGACTTGCTGCTGTGGTGCTGCTGGTTTCCACCATACTGATGGAGCGCTGGGCAAAGAAGCCAGACTTTCCCCATTGGCTGGAATTACTGAGCTGGGAGGGCAGACAGCTTTCTGACTGCTGCCCCCACTGGTTGGAAGTCAGAAGAGTACTGTCTGAAGGGTCAGAGGGAAGGCAGGAGAGAGACGAGAGGGAAAGCGATGTGCTGCTTGGCTGACCAATGTAACCTGGCGTTCGCATTGCCAGACTGAGGGATGGTAGTGGCCCGGTCTGCTCCCTGATGTCAAGATTCAATAGATGCTGCAGAGGAACAGACAACAACACAACATTAGCAAGTTCATTGTATAATAAATACCAGAGTTTTTTGTAAACATGTCTATCAAATCCATATGTATCAACTGAATGAAGCCttaattatcgcctcccagctcccacaaccaatcacaggTTTTTCTCTCAACATAGTGGTGTATCTAAATATGATGTAtttcactaatccctgcttgcattaatgctgatggaccatgctgctgctggcaaagcttaacttcctccacctcagcctcctccctTATAGCCTAAAGCTTAATACACTCTCACATTCATACTATTATGGactaattgcttttgaactaattttgttgtcataaatgtatctatccatgtgggggtttctagccatgcgctccctggaaagtcataGCATGGTGCTTGACTAATCCAAGAAGCATCTTCTTTAAGccgagccttctctgccaagtaaaactgtttatccattttgcaatgaaatggtgaaatgacACAATTGTTCCTGACTGGACTGATGTTTCACAACAATAAACAAGCAATTTGTCTTTCAAATTAGCAAGAAAACAGTTCAGCTTATCATTTATTCCCTCActtgtgccaaaaaaaaaaaagaaaaaaaaaaaaagcagtttatcCACATATAAACATCATGGCTAGAAAACTTAAGgatgaacaatttgggaaactAACATAATAGTGATTTAATATGATATTATTTTTAAGTGCCCTTATCttatgtatatttaaaaaaaaaacacaaactataaATGAGTTTACATCATAACCAATACATTATAAGATCatttaaacaagggctgaaatttgaaaaaattcctAATAATggttattttgactcatattatAAAATACTGTTGCGCTGATAGGATTGATCATCttcattttgataaagaaaaaagaaaaacagaacaaaattaACTATTAggaaaaataatgacatttgAATATTCTCATGATATGCAGAGCACAACATccttgtggcaaaaaaaaagtattaaactggtatttttgacacacatttcagattaaagGAATACgacaccttctgtgatttgtaaactGCTGTAGGCCATATAATGATTTTATctatattttgattaattgccctgTCTTACTGAAAACTCAGATTTACATCAgaattaacttttatttaaattacagCGCATAGTAAGGACATTTAGGTTAAAAAGTTGGTTCAGCGTGGTAAACTGAATGTCACTGCACTGCATATGTAAAGTTGAAAGACATCCAGATATCCATACATAAATGGCCAACAACAACACTGCACTGTTTTACTTAAGCAAATGAACACACTGCAGCTATTCTATACAGTGCAATCCAAACAGTGGGCAAAATAGCTGtcaggtttttatttcaaaatcaaacaaaactcCACAAAATGCATTAAATCCAACACTCAAAACCGACCCGATTCCCTATGATATAAAGGGTAAGCTACAGTAAGATGCGATGCAGTacattaaataaagtaaaaccCTCCGTCCTTATAAATAAATTGCGCCACACAGCTTTTACTTGCAAACGTAGGATTTAAGCAGTATTTCTCCAAACTAACAACTTAGCATGACAACTTTGTATGTTTTGGCTGCGTTGCAAAAGTTTGATACCCTTATAGTTGTTTACGACGGCCTTTTTTGCCTGTAAATAAACCAACGACTTAATCTTTTACTTTTCCGTACTGTAAGAGTTGCAAATACTTGCTAAAACAGTATAACAAAGCGAACGGAGACAGTCAAATCCTTCAGTTTGTCAATTTAGTGTGCAGAAAGTTTAACGGCTTGGCTTGTTAGCCATGTTGCGATAAATGCAACCAGCAGCCTCTACAAAGACACTACTTTGAAAAAGTTAGCCAAGACAACcttaaaagtcaaataactCATATAAAGCCCGGCTTTGACACAGGTAAGCTGATAATGTATTTCTACAGAAGCTAAGAAAAACAATATTCgccaaacaacagcagaaagatGAACTGAGCTAACAGCGTAGAGTTAGCATTGCAGCTAGCAGGTTAGCTAACTTTGGCTCCACTCTTCGCTCAACTTTCTCTGCGCGTTTCATTTACCTTACACATCATCTCTTCAAGGTCACAAAACTGGCTGAGGGGGTAAGAAGGCATATTCGCTGAGTTATCGAAAGCTTCGTCCGATCCTGTCTGCCCCCGCAGTGATAGACGTGGGGCAACTCGCTGGCATGAGTTGGTCAGAAGTTTCTAGTTGTCTGTATGGTGTTAAACAAGCCCAAGACCCAGACCACGTGTGGATTTAAAACCTAACAGTACTGCAACTAGCCACTCCCACGCCTCTGAGTCAGCCCAGAGTTGTTTTCAGCAGACCCTGCTGTACCAGGAGTGCTGAAGGGTGCTCAGTCCATtgaaaagtcctcatatttaaATGATAATTACGTCTTTAAACGTAAGAAAAGCGGAGTTTCACTGAAGAAGTCCTGCATAAAGTTAGCTTAATGGCCCCAGTAACAGTAGAGTAATCTTACAAACATGGAGTTTTCCCGCTGATGATACACTGTCAATTTTGAGATTGAACAATGAATAGCAAAATGTAATAGGAATTTAAATATAACATGTAGGTGGAAATGTCTTCTTTATctatgctgttttttaaactgtgtaTGTTCTCATCAGCTGTATGTTCAGCTATTAGGCTAAATAAATGCTGGTTAAAGCAACAGTAGGGAGTTTTTAACTGGTTaagaaactttgaaaaaataaaacgtTGCTTATTCCTTTTAGAGCCTAAAAAGCATTAGGGACAGGGCTGAGAATTTCTACGTAGTTATTTTTACACCTATAGCTCTACTACTGCAGCAGGGtaggtgtcaaactagacaatTTACAGCACACTTAAGAAACAGCCTTTAAAAAATCCACAGTAAATAAACAGTGAGTGATTAATATGTCTGCCAAAGGACAGCAGGAGGAGAGACAATGAGtgatgtgttgttttgtcttcagAGGGCGCCAAAAACCCCACAAACCAAAAGTTCCTTGCAGCAACTTTAATGGCAAATGACATTTGATGACATCAGGATCCTTGTTAAACGTATCTgtggatattttttaaatttctgtcatttgattatgttaaataattttatttgtcTACATCTAAAGTCTTTAATGTGTGGACATCAGACATCCACAAAGACATGTCCATATGGACAACCATAAAGTCATGCACACTTAtacatctgtatttttttttaaaccataatcTATGGCCCACTGTACAAAATACATACAATACTGATATTCATACGATACAATTTTATGCTAGGTGGGTTATAATTTGTAATCCTGCAGGGCTTTGTACTCCACCCACATCTGttgcctgcaatttttttttaactgaggtgtcttttcattaaaaactttaCTCCATAAGGTGAAGGTAGAGTAAGCAGTAAACCAACGTTTTATTTTCTTCGATGAATTTCACACATTGATGgagaaaaacagttttagaaGTGCTAGTATAGTACAGCTTGTGCTTCCAGCGGGAAAGAGCCACacacaaagcattttgggaacCATTGCAGTGTGAGGCTGGAATACTTAAGTACTTTAAACATCTTGTCTCtctcaaaatgtgaaatgtattcACCAATTTAAAGAAGACACCTAAATAAACATAGTAGACATAGTAGGCAATGTGCATTTGTTTATGAATGTCCAAGAGCACATATGTTATGGATatctgatgtctgcagccaggcaCTCTTGTAATGTGTTGACTGTATACCATTAATGTCACTATAATTCCCATCAAATACGTACTGTAGCTGAAATGAGATCACCCTAGATATATAAAAGTAATTACTCAGATGCGTAGAGTAGATTCTGAAGGCAGCTTTTCGTAAAACCTTACATGCCAAAGCTACATCTCTTACAAGTTAGCTAGGCCAAAAAAAGGGCATGCAAACTGTTTCATTTGTTGTAAAACAAGCCAAAAGAAGGTTTGGGGAACAAACAGTGACAAACTCAAAAAAATCAATAGAGCATCCACAAATAAAGACAATCAGAAGTAGAAGAAAGAGAAGACAGGGACAAAAACAGGAGGACTGAACACATGGGGAGGAAAGACAGCATGGAGACAGCCTGCCCCTATGAGGCAGACAAGGAGGAGTGAAGTGTTTGATTTCAAAGGTAAGTGTAGAAGTGTGAAAAGTTTCACTGCATAGCAAAGCCACGAGGATATCTGACAGTTGgtatgtttattatttttatttatttattattgttattatttgttattgttttattaaaatagaaaaaattcaAAGTATTGTGTTAGTCTAACACAAAATGCACATATAGAATTGGTCATTtatctttgaaaaaataaagatgaaattgTGTAGCGAtgacctttaatttttttttttttttttagctcagaTTATCATTCTgaacatggaaaaaaacaaaaacaaaaaatgttaacaaaaggGCCTCATTGTCCTCTATTCctagcagaaaaaaagattgaacTTTAGGATCACAAACACCCATATAGGTCTGCTTGAAGTGGAGATATCACACCTCTGGGATTGTAAAGAGGATTGTAGCAGCATTCCCAGTAGCCTGATGAGGTTGGCAGACAGTTTGCTTGCATATGTGGAGAAAGGAACAGCTTGACTTTGTTCTGCACATGTCAGAGCTTCCAGTGGCCAAATGTATGGATTGTTTTCTACTATGTCATAGCTGCAATTGAAAATATCAATGCATTTTTGAAAACTTCTTAGAAGCAATTGCAGACATAAGAATAGCAAATTCTTGATTTAGCCTTGAACGGGTCAAACAATTGAACTAGCTTCAGACTTATCAGCTTTCATTgaagtttctctctctctctgaattgTGCTTTATGAAATTATAACTGATTGCCGAAAAAGTATACAGTCCTTAAAAAGTACTTCTGAAGAAGAAACTTTTGAGACTGGAGCTCATAAATGAAAGTTTGAAAATGCCGAGCTTTCACTTTGAGTCTGAGAGTCCTTGAAAGCAGCTCACAGCCCTGAGCAGCTTTACAAAAATTAGTTCAGCTGAGAACAAAGCCTGCCGAAAAGCTTTGTTTTGGTCCA
This region of Cheilinus undulatus linkage group 2, ASM1832078v1, whole genome shotgun sequence genomic DNA includes:
- the zgc:114130 gene encoding mRNA decay activator protein ZFP36L1, with the translated sequence MPSYPLSQFCDLEEMMCKHLLNLDIREQTGPLPSLSLAMRTPGYIGQPSSTSLSLSSLSCLPSDPSDSTLLTSNQWGQQSESCLPSQLSNSSQWGKSGFFAQRSISMVETSSTTAASQGWPGIDTKHSQSDISPTALNNNSASSSSSSSSSSRYKTELCRSFTESGLCKYGGKCQFAHGTEELRDLSRHPKYKTELCRTFHTIGFCPYGIRCHFVHNSEEERKHSLSRSSSSSSSSSCSITPQQLSFSPRPNRPPLVRQSFSFAGFPSAPLQPPLTAHTSPATSSFTRAPSASPPSCADVTDLLSHAFLEMDSAFKASSANQYQPPIAQAIAGDPRSPFLPSPDSGCSPCGLSPTASPSLRQSPGASGVFSGPLGTRSLSYTSLSDQDQDGSSSASSASSLSGSESCSGVNEANVRRLAVFSQLSVPEDPTGFCL